Proteins from a single region of Hordeum vulgare subsp. vulgare chromosome 6H, MorexV3_pseudomolecules_assembly, whole genome shotgun sequence:
- the LOC123402727 gene encoding uncharacterized protein LOC123402727, with protein sequence MAEVRIASRTAAADRSGGGGGFFVRRVVSPGAVVDKGAVKPLARLVPSPSSNKENVPPAWAAWTAPKRRSFLPEWYPRTPLRDITSIIKAVERKSRLQDAAARHQLQWDDEEDSSEPDDEEYSSEPENPAQTDEGIHRSTAPTNETLCVGSAQVVETTAASATCLGEGKCATVVKASDDCSLQSPSRPSGEDDVEKQLANSIHEIEKMVSRNLKRTDPKATRTSKTPAVQRRTLMSMR encoded by the exons ATGGCTGAAGTGAGGATTGCCAGCAGGACGGCTGCAGCCGATCGctctggcggtggcggtggattcTTCGTCAGGAGGGTGGTGTCTCCCGGAGCTGTGGTGGACAAGGGCGCCGTCAAGCCGCTTGCTCGCCTGGTCCCGTCACCGTCCAGCAACAAGGAGAACGTGCCACCAGCGTGGGCTGCGTGGACTGCACCCAAGAGGAGAAGCTTCCTACCTGAGTGGTACCCAAGGACCCCACTCCGCGATATCACATCAATCATCAAG GCTGTTGAGAGGAAAAGTCGGCTGCAAGATGCTGCGGCTCGGCATCAGCTCCAGtgggatgatgaagaagattcCTCGGAACCTGATGATGAAGAATATTCCTCGGAGCCTGAGAATCCAGCACAAACAGATGAGGGTATTCATCGGAGCACAGCACCAACAAATGAAACCCTGTGTGTTGGCTCGGCTCAAGTTGTCGAAACCACCGCAGCATCAGCAACCTGCTTGGGTGAGGGCAAGTGCGCCACAGTGGTGAAGGCATCCGATGACTGCTCCTTGCAGTCTCCATCCAGACCAAGTGGAGAAGACGACGTGGAGAAGCAACTGGCTAACTCCATACACGAGATTGAGAAGATGGTGAGCCGGAACCTGAAGCGAACTGATCCCAAGGCTACTCGGACTTCCAAGACCCCGGCTGTCCAGAGGCGCACCCTGATGTCTATGCGCTGA